From one Mucilaginibacter inviolabilis genomic stretch:
- a CDS encoding M61 family metallopeptidase: protein MKKIFLITIAALLSTAAIAQDKQKPIYYSISFPNAAHHEAEVVVTVPQAPSSLRFRMSRSSAGRYATHEFGKNIYNIKVTTIDGTDIPFTQIEGDLYEVGQHPDNIKISYTLFGNWTDGTYASIDPSHAHLNMPAAFIWILGQDKRPVKFEFNDLDKYGWKVATQLKPEGANVYSAPDLQYMMDSPTELANYKLTSWDVTNTNGKKEKINVSIHSDDDQATVDNFGKMVQKLVLEEKAVFGELPAYDYGEYTFITDVYPTDSGDGMEHRNSTGIVDPLDKVAGNESSLLGIYSHEYFHSWNVKRIRPKSLEPFNFEHANMSSELWFAEGFTQYYGDLLLVRSGFTPLDDYTRTLGGLVNQILNTPGATKYPATQMSRYSVFADAGVSIDPNNNANDFTSYYTYGGAIALALDMRLRGEFNLTLDDYMRQVWLNRGKVMKPYTIPDLQADLAKVTNNPKFAADFFKRYIYGIDKNNYEDLLNKAGLVLRKIQPGKAWAGSLATNAGRGRSGQQRAAGAEGLPILSSTIIGTPVYKAGLDAGDIILKADGQTITDPKSFADVLAAKKPGDKITVNYKNRTGAHETTIALEESPYFEVVTYEKAGKQLSKEQEAFRSNWLQSKVK from the coding sequence ATGAAAAAAATATTTCTAATTACCATTGCCGCTTTGTTAAGCACTGCCGCCATAGCGCAGGATAAACAAAAACCCATCTATTATTCCATATCTTTCCCCAACGCCGCGCATCATGAAGCAGAAGTGGTGGTAACCGTACCACAGGCTCCTTCGAGTTTACGTTTCCGGATGAGCCGCTCGTCGGCAGGGCGCTATGCCACGCATGAGTTTGGTAAAAACATCTATAACATTAAAGTAACCACGATTGACGGTACCGATATCCCTTTTACACAAATAGAAGGCGATTTGTACGAAGTAGGTCAGCACCCCGATAATATCAAAATAAGCTATACCTTGTTTGGTAACTGGACTGATGGCACCTATGCCAGCATCGATCCCAGTCATGCCCACTTAAACATGCCTGCTGCTTTTATCTGGATATTGGGTCAGGACAAAAGACCTGTAAAGTTTGAGTTTAATGATCTGGACAAATACGGCTGGAAGGTAGCCACTCAACTAAAACCCGAAGGCGCCAACGTGTATAGCGCACCCGACCTGCAATATATGATGGATAGCCCTACCGAGCTGGCCAATTACAAGCTAACCAGTTGGGATGTAACCAATACCAACGGTAAAAAAGAAAAAATAAACGTGAGTATCCACTCCGATGACGACCAGGCCACGGTAGATAACTTTGGTAAAATGGTACAAAAACTGGTATTGGAAGAAAAAGCCGTTTTTGGCGAATTACCTGCCTATGATTATGGCGAATATACTTTTATAACCGATGTATACCCAACAGACTCTGGCGATGGCATGGAACACCGCAATTCTACCGGTATTGTTGACCCATTGGATAAAGTTGCGGGTAACGAAAGTAGTTTGCTGGGTATCTACTCACATGAGTATTTTCACAGCTGGAATGTGAAACGCATTCGTCCAAAATCATTGGAGCCTTTTAATTTTGAGCATGCCAACATGAGCAGTGAGCTTTGGTTTGCCGAAGGTTTTACCCAGTATTACGGCGATCTGCTGCTTGTACGTTCCGGATTTACCCCGCTTGATGATTATACCCGCACACTTGGAGGGTTGGTTAACCAGATCCTGAACACACCGGGCGCTACCAAATATCCGGCCACGCAAATGAGCCGTTATTCGGTATTTGCCGACGCCGGGGTATCTATCGACCCCAATAATAACGCCAATGATTTTACCAGCTATTATACCTACGGCGGCGCTATCGCGCTGGCCCTGGATATGCGCCTGCGAGGCGAGTTTAACCTTACGCTTGATGATTATATGCGCCAGGTTTGGTTAAACCGGGGTAAAGTCATGAAACCGTATACCATTCCCGATTTACAGGCCGATTTGGCTAAAGTAACCAACAATCCTAAGTTTGCCGCCGACTTTTTTAAGCGCTACATTTATGGTATTGATAAAAACAATTACGAAGATCTGCTGAATAAAGCCGGACTGGTACTGCGTAAAATACAGCCGGGCAAGGCATGGGCCGGTTCATTGGCAACAAACGCGGGCCGTGGTCGTTCAGGTCAGCAGCGTGCCGCCGGGGCCGAGGGTTTGCCCATCCTCTCGAGCACCATTATAGGTACACCGGTTTACAAAGCAGGCTTAGATGCCGGTGATATTATCCTGAAAGCCGACGGACAAACCATTACCGATCCCAAATCATTTGCTGATGTACTGGCCGCTAAAAAACCGGGCGACAAAATAACCGTGAACTATAAAAACCGTACTGGCGCACATGAAACCACCATCGCGCTGGAAGAAAGCCCATATTTTGAAGTAGTTACCTATGAAAAAGCCGGCAAGCAATTGAGTAAAGAACAGGAAGCTTTCCGCAGTAACTGGTTGCAATCAAAGGTTAAATAA